A region from the Schistocerca serialis cubense isolate TAMUIC-IGC-003099 chromosome 1, iqSchSeri2.2, whole genome shotgun sequence genome encodes:
- the LOC126412461 gene encoding ferritin heavy chain yields the protein MKVFGVFICLLSAAFASQFCYDSKICSGRDDFTTCTAKYGEFPAIESELSRYMNIHFNHSYQYLLLSSYFKNFEKNRHGFENLYRKLSDEMWEQSIDLIKYITKRGGAVKFDPIPRKLDFPSDNLNLNEMESLAVALDGQKLLANEANEIHRRVTKNVVHHSEPSLAAHDAEVGSYLENEFVHKLAERIRDLSGYANDLIKLLAEDKQPERSLSLYLFDEYLQKAL from the exons ATGAAGGTATTTGGCGTGTTCATCTGCCTTCTTTCAGCTGCATTTGCTTCGCAGTTCTGTTATGATAGTAAGATCTGTAGCGGAAGAG ATGACTTCACCACCTGCACAGCAAAATATGGAGAGTTTCCTGCAATTGAGTCAGAACTTTCACGCTACATGAACATACATTTCAATCACAGTTACCAATATCTTCTGCTG TCTTCGTACTTCAAGAATTTCGAGAAAAACAGACATGGTTTTGAGAACTTGTACCGCAAGTTGTCTGATGAAATGTGGGAACAATCTATTGATTTGATAAAATATATTAccaagagaggtggcgcagtgaaaTTCGACCCGATACCACGGAAACTTGAT TTCCCAAGTGACAACTTGAATCTGAATGAAATGGAGAGCCTTGCAGTTGCCTTGGATGGCCAGAAACTACTCGCAAATGAAGCAAATGAAATACACCGAAGAGTCACAAAGAATGTTGTACACCACAGTGAACCTAGTCTTGCTGCTCATGATGCTGAG GTTGGCTCCTACCTAGAGAATGAATTTGTCCATAAACTTGCAGAGCGCATTAGGGATCTATCAGGCTATGCTAACGATCTGATAAAATTACTTGCAGAGGACAAACAGCCAGAGCGCAGTCTGTCCCTTTATCTCTTTGATGAATATTTGCAGAAAGCTTTGTGA
- the LOC126412453 gene encoding ferritin subunit, with protein sequence MASGMKVVSVGVALLGFFGFVTSQSPLSCSAVFSDGSTQWVDMVEPCVFMVKEQIQREVNASMAYVAMGAYFSRDTVNRPGFAKMFFDSAKEERDHAIKLIDYLLMRGETLEDIKSLIVVSPPKKLEWRDGVKALKDALELEGNVTVAITSVIKECESPKTKGQKPGIGNKPGRKAKESFNDYHLVDYLTGVYLEEQYHSQRDLAGKLYTLGKMIENHGPLGEFLFDKKLLSGEVPAFG encoded by the exons ATGGCGAGTGGTATGAAAGTGGTCAGTGTTGGTGTGGCACTGCTCGGTTTTTTCGGTTTCGTCACTTCGCAATCTCCGTTGTCAT GCTCTGCTGTATTCAGTGATGGGTCAACGCAGTGGGTTGACATGGTGGAACCGTGTGTGTTCATGGTGAAAGAACAAATACAAAGGGAAGTCAATGCGTCCATGGCGTACGTAGCAATG ggcGCATATTTTTCAAGAGATACCGTCAACAGGCCAGGATTTGCCAAGATGTTTTTCGATAGCGCAAAAGAGGAACGTGATCATGCCATCAAGCTGATAGATTATTTGCTAATGCGTGGTGAAACGCTGGAGGATATAAAGAGTCTTATAGTAGTATCT CCACCAAAAAAGCTGGAGTGGAGGGATGGTGTCAAAGCCTTGAAGGACGCACTTGAACTTGAGGGAAATGTAACTgttgccataacatcagtgattaAGGAATGCGAGTCCCCCAAGACCAAGGGTCAGAAACCTGGTATTGGCAATAAGCCAGGTCGTAAAGCAAAAGAGTCATTCAACGATTATCAT CTGGTGGATTACCTCACTGGGGTTTATCTTGAAGAGCAGTATCACAGTCAACGTGACCTTGCTGGAAAATTGTACACACTTGGAAAAATGATAGAAAATCATGGCCCTCTTGGAGAATTTTTGTTTGATAAGAAATTATTGAGTGGGGAGGTGCCTGCTTTTGGTTAA